One window of Thioflexithrix psekupsensis genomic DNA carries:
- a CDS encoding ATP-binding response regulator → MNAATLAPSDEIASKGTLLIVDDTPANVSVLFNFLNTEGFKVLVAKDGKSAIQRAEYASPDLILLDVMMPGMDGFEVCEKLKSQRETREIPIIFMTALADTLDKVKGFSLGAVDYVTKPFQHEEVLARVNTHLKFRRLQQQLQAHAQELEKRNRENEQARAAAESANRAKSVFLANMSHELRTPLNAIIGYTDLLREDAPEMQPNEIVDDLEKIQTAAKQLLTLISDVLDIAKIEAEKTELRLVELDVGHLVEEMITVIKPTLGSNQLEVNCDPNCGKLYSDPVKLQQILLNLLSNAAKFTREGKITLSVERTETLIIFTVSDTGIGIAPEHLEMIFKPFSQVDSSSTRQYGGTGLGLSICRHYCTILQGEVSVESQLHQGSVFTVRLPLYLHP, encoded by the coding sequence ATGAATGCTGCAACGCTTGCACCCAGCGACGAAATCGCCAGTAAAGGGACGCTGTTAATTGTCGATGATACGCCTGCGAATGTCAGCGTATTGTTTAATTTCCTTAATACGGAAGGATTTAAGGTATTGGTGGCAAAAGACGGTAAAAGTGCAATTCAGCGGGCAGAATATGCCAGTCCTGATTTAATTTTATTAGATGTCATGATGCCCGGAATGGACGGTTTTGAAGTCTGTGAAAAATTAAAATCACAGCGAGAAACCAGAGAAATTCCTATTATTTTTATGACTGCATTAGCCGATACTTTAGATAAAGTTAAAGGTTTTTCATTAGGTGCAGTAGATTATGTCACTAAACCTTTTCAACATGAAGAAGTTTTAGCGCGAGTTAATACGCATTTAAAATTCCGTCGTTTGCAGCAACAATTGCAGGCTCATGCCCAAGAATTAGAAAAACGCAATCGTGAAAATGAACAAGCTCGCGCTGCGGCTGAAAGTGCCAATCGAGCAAAAAGTGTTTTTCTGGCGAATATGAGTCATGAATTGCGCACGCCATTAAATGCAATTATTGGTTATACGGATTTGTTGCGTGAAGATGCACCCGAAATGCAGCCGAATGAAATTGTTGATGATTTAGAAAAAATCCAAACCGCCGCCAAACAATTATTAACCTTAATTAGCGATGTATTGGATATTGCTAAAATCGAAGCAGAAAAAACGGAATTGCGTTTAGTGGAATTGGATGTGGGTCATTTGGTGGAAGAAATGATTACGGTAATAAAACCCACATTAGGCAGCAATCAATTAGAAGTGAATTGTGATCCGAATTGCGGTAAATTGTACAGTGATCCTGTGAAATTACAGCAGATTTTATTAAATTTATTGAGTAACGCTGCAAAATTTACTCGTGAAGGCAAAATTACTTTATCGGTTGAACGCACAGAAACGCTGATTATTTTTACAGTTTCTGATACAGGAATTGGCATTGCGCCTGAGCATTTAGAAATGATTTTTAAGCCATTTAGTCAAGTCGATAGTTCTTCTACACGGCAATATGGCGGGACGGGTTTGGGTTTATCCATTTGTCGGCATTACTGCACCATTTTACAAGGCGAAGTGAGCGTAGAAAGCCAATTACATCAGGGTAGCGTTTTTACGGTGCGTTTGCCGCTTTATTTGCATCCTTGA
- a CDS encoding PAS domain S-box protein encodes MMRFASKIIWFYFIFTLVMVLPIGHYLYQTGQKITAEQIQTHLQERADYLLDTMDRILFERQADTQLMALSVSEILPDVNRGEKTKALTIKLQQFLEFYQIYSAISVYDYRQHKIADTAGNGLGEKAAPSEWIRSVYEHGEMSSGREIVYDAHLQTTVLVFAAPVYDILGHFWGAVVAKVPIEVLYHLLNQGLSQHESSAQTRVLLVERDGQVLYDNKAALGYFKRKISVKEASELPQFLGKDYFYVLSQERGYLSFKGNDWRLIMQYPQEQAFAANQHLRNQVIFAGGLGLIIGFILLFFLTNRLVQPLRDLRNAVVKVGTGDFNHLSIPIKGKDEIAELALTFNGMVQLIQAHINMLQQREQEQIKQNIELTEKTKILLQTTEELKQFKTCLDLLEDGVYLLDSNHYSFLYVNEGAARQLGYSAEELIGKSPKDVDVGVANQGDVFELPVLTGEKESMTFETRNRRADNSEFPTEIKAQRVQLNPNRTIIIAIARDISERYYANQRLQEQQVLLSVVIENIPHYIFWKDRQSRFLGCNKIFAQTAGVNSPEELLGKTDFDLHWQEQAPTFFEREQRIMQVDQGEYYIEEYARADGTMGYAEICKLPLHNVQDDVIGLLGMAQDITERKRTESALEQAKIAAETANRAKSRFLANMSHELRTPLNGILGYAQILLRDRQLSEKQREGVQIIQRSGDYLLTLINDILDLSKIEADSIELYCVDFDLLDFISTLVEVFKIRAEQKGIAFIYEAVTALPLGVHADEKRLRQILMNLLGNAVKFTHEGGVTLKVGYYNGSLTFEIFDTGQGIAESDQERIFLPFQQVGHAAFKSEGTGLGLTITRRLVEMMRGQLTLRSQLGQGSCFTLTLPAPQVSHLIKSKQAPPQVIVGFREAPKRLLIVDDRAENRSVLVNLLQPLGFQVETAEQGAQALAKIKVSRPDAVLTDLVMPVLDGFEMVRQLRQSVAFVDLPVLAVSASVFEQDQAQSLEAGCNVFLPKPIQADVLLKELQKQLKLTWIYETISPTLMEKDRLDLKDTIEENKPIDESSALTPEQANILYENAMMGDVSALLENIGEFKKIAPPTHLHFFEELRVLARGFEMDEICERIDSYRGTHS; translated from the coding sequence ATGATGCGCTTTGCCAGCAAGATTATTTGGTTTTATTTTATTTTTACTCTGGTGATGGTTTTACCCATTGGACATTATTTATATCAAACGGGACAAAAAATTACGGCTGAACAAATCCAAACCCATTTGCAAGAACGTGCTGATTATTTATTAGACACGATGGATCGGATTTTATTTGAACGTCAAGCCGATACCCAATTGATGGCACTTAGTGTGTCAGAAATTTTACCCGATGTGAATCGGGGAGAAAAAACAAAAGCATTGACCATAAAGTTACAACAATTTTTAGAATTTTATCAAATTTATAGTGCAATTTCTGTTTATGATTATCGCCAGCACAAAATAGCAGACACCGCTGGCAACGGCCTAGGAGAAAAAGCCGCGCCCTCTGAGTGGATACGCAGTGTCTACGAGCATGGTGAGATGAGTTCGGGGCGTGAAATCGTTTATGACGCGCATTTACAGACGACGGTGCTGGTTTTTGCAGCCCCTGTCTATGATATTCTGGGGCATTTTTGGGGCGCGGTGGTGGCAAAAGTACCTATCGAAGTGTTGTATCATTTGTTAAATCAAGGGCTGTCTCAGCATGAATCTTCTGCACAAACTCGCGTTTTATTGGTAGAACGTGATGGACAGGTGTTATATGATAATAAGGCAGCATTGGGTTATTTTAAACGGAAAATTTCAGTTAAAGAAGCGTCAGAATTACCACAATTTTTAGGCAAAGATTATTTTTATGTGTTATCGCAAGAACGAGGTTATTTAAGTTTTAAAGGTAATGATTGGCGTTTAATTATGCAATATCCGCAAGAACAGGCTTTTGCAGCCAATCAACATTTACGCAATCAAGTGATTTTTGCGGGAGGATTAGGGTTAATTATTGGGTTTATTTTGTTATTTTTCTTAACCAATCGTTTAGTGCAACCATTACGAGATTTGCGCAATGCTGTGGTTAAAGTAGGAACAGGAGATTTTAATCATTTATCGATTCCCATTAAGGGGAAAGATGAAATTGCTGAATTGGCTTTAACTTTTAATGGAATGGTGCAGCTTATTCAAGCGCATATTAATATGTTGCAACAGCGAGAACAAGAGCAGATTAAGCAAAATATTGAATTAACCGAAAAAACCAAAATACTGCTGCAAACCACTGAAGAATTAAAGCAATTTAAAACCTGTTTAGATTTATTAGAAGATGGTGTTTATTTATTGGATTCAAATCATTATTCTTTTCTTTATGTGAATGAAGGTGCAGCGCGACAATTGGGTTATTCGGCTGAAGAATTGATAGGCAAATCGCCTAAAGATGTGGATGTGGGCGTGGCTAATCAGGGAGATGTTTTTGAACTGCCCGTATTAACGGGAGAAAAAGAATCGATGACCTTTGAAACGCGCAATCGTCGCGCCGATAATAGCGAATTTCCCACCGAAATTAAAGCGCAACGGGTACAATTAAATCCCAATCGTACCATTATTATTGCCATTGCTCGTGATATTAGTGAACGTTATTACGCTAATCAACGCTTGCAAGAACAACAAGTGTTATTAAGTGTGGTGATTGAGAATATTCCGCATTATATTTTTTGGAAAGATCGGCAGAGTCGTTTTCTCGGTTGTAATAAAATATTTGCGCAAACAGCGGGTGTTAATTCCCCTGAGGAATTATTAGGAAAAACGGATTTTGATTTGCATTGGCAAGAGCAAGCTCCTACATTTTTCGAGCGAGAACAACGGATTATGCAGGTTGATCAAGGAGAATATTATATCGAAGAATATGCCCGTGCCGATGGCACGATGGGTTATGCCGAAATTTGTAAATTGCCGCTACATAATGTCCAAGATGATGTGATTGGTTTATTGGGCATGGCGCAGGACATTACGGAAAGAAAACGCACTGAAAGCGCATTAGAACAAGCAAAAATCGCCGCTGAAACCGCCAATCGCGCTAAAAGTAGATTTCTCGCCAATATGAGTCATGAATTGCGCACGCCATTAAATGGAATTTTGGGTTATGCACAAATTTTATTACGCGACCGTCAATTGTCAGAAAAACAACGCGAGGGCGTGCAAATTATTCAGCGTAGCGGTGATTATTTATTGACGTTGATTAATGATATTTTAGATTTGTCGAAAATCGAAGCGGATAGTATTGAATTATATTGTGTTGATTTTGATTTATTGGACTTTATTAGTACGCTGGTTGAAGTCTTTAAAATCCGTGCGGAACAAAAAGGTATTGCCTTTATTTATGAGGCGGTGACGGCTTTACCTTTGGGAGTTCATGCAGATGAGAAAAGATTACGACAAATTTTAATGAATTTATTAGGCAATGCCGTTAAATTTACTCACGAAGGTGGCGTGACATTAAAAGTGGGTTATTATAACGGTTCTTTAACGTTTGAAATTTTCGATACAGGGCAAGGTATTGCTGAAAGTGATCAAGAGCGCATTTTCTTACCTTTTCAGCAAGTCGGTCATGCGGCTTTTAAGTCGGAAGGCACAGGATTAGGCTTAACCATTACTCGTCGTTTAGTGGAGATGATGCGGGGACAATTAACCTTACGCAGTCAATTGGGACAAGGCAGTTGCTTTACCTTAACATTACCTGCGCCTCAAGTGTCTCATTTGATCAAATCTAAACAAGCTCCCCCCCAAGTCATTGTTGGTTTTAGAGAAGCTCCTAAGCGATTATTAATCGTCGATGATCGGGCTGAAAATCGCTCTGTATTAGTGAATTTATTACAGCCTTTAGGGTTTCAAGTAGAAACAGCCGAGCAAGGCGCGCAGGCTTTGGCTAAAATTAAAGTATCACGTCCAGATGCTGTTTTAACGGATTTGGTGATGCCGGTGTTGGATGGTTTTGAAATGGTGCGCCAATTGCGCCAATCTGTGGCGTTTGTGGATTTGCCGGTTTTAGCGGTTTCTGCCAGTGTTTTTGAGCAGGATCAAGCACAGAGTTTGGAGGCGGGTTGTAATGTGTTTTTACCTAAACCCATTCAAGCCGATGTGTTGTTAAAAGAATTGCAAAAACAACTGAAATTAACTTGGATTTATGAGACGATTTCTCCCACTTTAATGGAGAAAGATCGTCTTGATTTAAAAGATACGATTGAAGAAAATAAACCCATTGACGAATCCAGTGCATTAACTCCCGAACAAGCCAATATTTTATATGAAAATGCCATGATGGGAGATGTTAGCGCGCTGCTAGAAAATATTGGCGAATTTAAAAAAATAGCACCACCCACACATCTCCATTTTTTTGAAGAATTACGTGTATTAGCGCGTGGTTTTGAAATGGACGAAATTTGTGAACGCATTGATTCTTACAGGGGGACACATTCATGA
- a CDS encoding filamentous hemagglutinin N-terminal domain-containing protein — protein MGLFCITLQAQIHVESSSGTEVILNAPEMQLPETFGKVVDNTLFHRFNYFNLHSGQHLIFTGSPHLTQVIAQVSGSEPAFIHGTLSTQLPNAHLYFLSPNGIFIGEQARFEWPKGIYLTTADYLIFPTGDIISTHSELENTILQIASPVEFGFLNDNKANITLQNAQLNLSDAQHFTLIANQVNIEDSQIKINSGQITLKAHSVPENAQGHITLSRSTLNTSGETGGLIEITGSQLTIHDSTLATRTQGAGDISMETGIRLFADEMILTHYSLLDSSTLGKGNSGDIHINATHSLQLNEYSKIANTVGDGFYTAQGTGGNIVINTEKLALQLGSVIQTGAGAFLQANSGNAGNIQINAHDLTLTQLSSLITSTLSDGKGGDIDLHIKQLRLDNAAIIASSLGIGDTGKVQIDAEEINLDNISVISTRSLNAGGGDISLFIKNKLLLFDSAITTTARGSAMRDSAGNIYINKPTFIVLDNGEIFASALAGDGGNIDLKSDYFLSRNSRLDASSALGIDGNIHIDSPVIDIASDLAILTQHYANPTIWLDKRCTGNLEAYFNSLVYSPYDILPLSPYGLLHSIRLSSFEPDFKMLRKSIDPCE, from the coding sequence ATGGGTTTATTTTGCATCACATTACAAGCCCAAATTCATGTAGAATCTAGTTCAGGCACAGAAGTTATTTTAAATGCACCCGAAATGCAATTACCTGAAACATTTGGAAAAGTAGTGGATAATACTTTATTTCATCGCTTCAATTATTTTAACCTGCATTCAGGGCAACATTTAATTTTTACAGGTTCTCCCCATTTAACCCAAGTGATTGCTCAAGTGAGCGGATCAGAACCTGCTTTTATTCATGGTACATTAAGCACTCAATTACCGAATGCTCATCTTTATTTTTTAAGTCCAAATGGTATTTTTATTGGAGAACAAGCGCGTTTTGAATGGCCAAAAGGGATTTATTTAACAACGGCTGATTATTTAATTTTTCCTACAGGTGATATAATTTCAACTCATTCCGAATTAGAAAATACTATTTTGCAGATTGCTTCTCCTGTTGAATTTGGATTTTTAAACGATAATAAAGCCAATATCACCTTACAAAATGCTCAATTAAATTTAAGTGACGCACAACATTTTACATTAATAGCCAATCAAGTGAATATCGAAGACAGTCAAATAAAAATAAATTCAGGGCAAATCACATTAAAAGCGCATTCCGTACCAGAAAATGCCCAAGGTCACATTACACTTTCTCGTTCCACTTTAAATACCAGTGGTGAAACAGGGGGATTGATTGAAATAACAGGCTCGCAATTAACGATTCATGACAGCACATTAGCCACCAGAACGCAGGGTGCAGGTGATATTTCAATGGAAACAGGTATTCGTTTATTTGCTGATGAAATGATACTGACTCATTATAGTTTATTAGACAGCAGCACTTTAGGAAAGGGCAATAGTGGAGATATTCATATTAATGCCACTCATTCGCTGCAATTAAACGAATATAGTAAAATTGCCAATACGGTAGGAGATGGTTTTTATACGGCTCAGGGAACGGGGGGAAATATTGTCATCAATACCGAAAAATTAGCCTTACAATTAGGCAGCGTGATTCAAACAGGCGCAGGAGCTTTTTTACAAGCCAATAGTGGTAATGCAGGGAATATTCAAATCAATGCCCATGATTTAACATTAACTCAACTCAGCTCATTAATTACTTCAACTCTTAGCGATGGAAAAGGTGGAGATATTGATTTGCACATAAAACAATTACGACTTGATAATGCGGCTATCATTGCCAGTAGTTTAGGCATTGGAGATACGGGAAAAGTGCAAATTGATGCTGAGGAAATAAATCTGGATAATATTAGCGTTATTTCCACTCGATCTTTAAATGCAGGAGGGGGAGATATTTCTTTATTCATTAAAAATAAATTATTACTTTTTGACAGTGCTATTACCACCACCGCTCGCGGTTCAGCAATGAGAGACAGTGCAGGAAATATTTATATTAATAAGCCCACTTTTATCGTCTTAGATAACGGTGAAATTTTCGCCAGTGCTTTAGCTGGAGATGGTGGAAATATTGATTTAAAAAGTGATTATTTTTTATCGCGCAATAGTCGCTTAGATGCTTCTTCTGCTTTAGGGATAGATGGAAACATTCACATTGATTCTCCCGTTATCGATATTGCTTCAGATTTGGCTATTTTAACGCAACACTATGCCAATCCGACTATTTGGTTAGATAAACGCTGCACGGGAAATTTAGAAGCCTATTTTAATAGCTTAGTTTACTCTCCTTATGATATATTGCCGTTATCGCCTTATGGTTTATTGCATTCTATTCGCTTGTCTTCTTTCGAGCCTGATTTTAAAATGCTGCGTAAAAGTATTGATCCTTGCGAATAA
- a CDS encoding STIV orfB116 family protein encodes MHYLLNSPVLTAYGQYVFEAIALTEAKEWAKNSFISAIGHAATAELLSVLLEVEVSVNRVRIEMEMGDEALVFRLLTRMEEGRVFSREEIAQLPFEFGLLKKQG; translated from the coding sequence ATGCACTATTTATTAAATTCGCCTGTTTTAACCGCCTATGGGCAATATGTTTTTGAAGCCATTGCCTTAACAGAAGCCAAAGAATGGGCAAAAAATTCTTTTATTTCTGCGATTGGACACGCGGCCACCGCAGAATTATTATCGGTGTTATTAGAAGTGGAAGTGTCGGTTAATCGGGTGCGTATTGAAATGGAAATGGGAGATGAGGCTTTAGTGTTTCGCCTATTAACCAGAATGGAAGAAGGGCGAGTTTTTAGTCGAGAAGAAATTGCACAATTACCGTTTGAATTTGGGTTATTAAAAAAACAAGGTTAG
- a CDS encoding restriction endonuclease has translation MRIDKHNFTDKIISILDHNTQGRGEEVLSKSEIIQYLNKKTKAANRGSKSRAAFANHYAIYVLIEDYLSKNFDNNGNYSDYEGAKFTDLFRRQRELAFGSKLQNHALNHRLNEEFKKYFPHCEYLPIIRDVESNRYWINENLIIFDQINLALSIKEIIEAYIAAKQQAFSEFMAYCQEIMAIQEKSPEKAIQFIKELFQPNIDARIFEIVSFSILKQYYAEQKIYWGWSTEDIVEESLILYKTGRTNANDGGIDFVMKPLGRFFQVTETVDVKKYFLDIDKIQRYPITFVIKTSESTSDLLQKITHQAEAIYQIKTIVKKYIESIEEIINIPRLVEIFEQVIAAGKGVGVIEEIVLQSRIEFNIETKEY, from the coding sequence ATGCGAATTGATAAACATAACTTTACTGATAAAATTATCTCTATTCTTGATCACAACACTCAAGGACGCGGTGAGGAAGTTCTAAGTAAAAGTGAAATAATCCAATATCTTAATAAAAAAACAAAAGCAGCAAACCGTGGTTCTAAATCAAGAGCGGCATTTGCTAATCATTATGCAATATACGTTTTAATTGAAGATTATCTTAGCAAAAATTTTGATAATAATGGTAATTATTCTGACTATGAAGGTGCTAAATTTACAGATTTATTTCGCCGACAACGTGAATTAGCTTTTGGTAGCAAACTACAAAACCATGCTTTAAACCATCGTCTTAATGAAGAGTTTAAAAAATATTTTCCACATTGTGAATACTTACCCATTATTAGAGATGTGGAAAGCAACAGGTATTGGATTAATGAAAACTTAATCATCTTTGACCAAATTAACCTTGCATTATCTATTAAAGAAATTATTGAGGCTTATATTGCAGCAAAACAACAGGCATTTTCTGAATTTATGGCTTACTGTCAAGAGATAATGGCAATTCAAGAAAAATCACCAGAAAAAGCCATTCAATTTATTAAAGAACTTTTTCAGCCAAATATTGACGCTCGTATTTTTGAAATTGTCAGTTTTTCTATTCTAAAACAGTATTATGCGGAACAAAAAATATATTGGGGATGGTCAACAGAAGACATAGTGGAAGAGTCACTTATTCTTTATAAAACAGGCAGAACTAATGCTAATGATGGAGGAATTGATTTTGTAATGAAACCGCTTGGCCGATTTTTCCAAGTGACAGAAACGGTTGATGTAAAAAAATATTTTTTGGATATTGATAAAATACAACGCTATCCCATTACATTTGTTATAAAAACAAGTGAGTCCACAAGTGATTTGCTGCAAAAAATAACACATCAGGCAGAAGCTATCTATCAAATCAAAACCATTGTAAAAAAATACATTGAGTCCATAGAGGAAATTATTAATATACCAAGACTTGTAGAAATATTTGAGCAAGTCATTGCAGCAGGTAAGGGAGTCGGTGTGATTGAAGAAATTGTTTTGCAAAGCCGCATTGAATTCAATATAGAGACCAAAGAATATTAA
- the yhdJ gene encoding adenine-specific DNA-methyltransferase, whose translation MEKYEKQGHLIYHGDALEILQSEIADESIDLIFIDPPYNMGKQFSNFQDKWPSEAEYIKWAYEWIDQCIRVLAPTGTIYLMASTQFMPYFDLYVREKLTILSRIIWFYDSSGVQAKKYYGSMYEPILHCVKNANSYCFNTDDILVEAKTGAKRKLIDYRGKVPKPYNTKKVPGNVWEFPRVRYRMNEYENHPTQKPEALLSRIIRASSYQGNTILDPFAGTFTTAAVAKSLGRKSISIETQDEYLKIGLRRVLEMKEHLGEELLAVKKKMEVKNGRSTIRNDQTGDLFNAN comes from the coding sequence ATGGAAAAATACGAAAAACAGGGACATCTTATTTATCACGGTGATGCCTTAGAAATATTGCAAAGTGAAATAGCGGATGAATCAATAGATTTAATCTTTATTGATCCGCCCTATAATATGGGTAAGCAATTTTCTAACTTTCAGGATAAATGGCCTTCTGAAGCTGAATATATCAAATGGGCTTATGAGTGGATTGATCAATGTATCAGAGTTTTAGCTCCTACAGGAACAATCTATTTAATGGCAAGTACGCAGTTTATGCCTTATTTTGATTTGTATGTGAGAGAAAAACTAACGATTCTGAGTCGAATTATTTGGTTTTATGATAGCTCTGGAGTTCAAGCTAAAAAATATTATGGATCGATGTATGAACCTATTTTGCATTGTGTGAAAAATGCAAATTCATATTGTTTTAATACAGATGATATTCTGGTTGAAGCAAAAACGGGCGCAAAACGAAAATTGATTGATTATAGAGGAAAAGTCCCAAAACCATACAATACGAAAAAAGTTCCGGGTAATGTTTGGGAATTTCCAAGAGTGCGTTATCGTATGAATGAATATGAAAATCATCCCACTCAAAAACCAGAAGCCTTGTTGAGCAGAATTATCCGTGCCAGCAGTTATCAAGGAAATACAATACTTGATCCTTTTGCAGGAACGTTTACCACAGCGGCTGTCGCTAAATCTTTGGGTAGAAAAAGTATTAGTATAGAAACACAAGATGAGTATTTAAAAATTGGTTTACGCCGTGTGCTTGAAATGAAGGAACACTTGGGAGAAGAATTACTGGCTGTGAAAAAGAAGATGGAAGTAAAAAATGGTCGATCTACAATTCGTAATGATCAAACGGGAGACCTTTTTAATGCGAATTGA
- the modC gene encoding molybdenum ABC transporter ATP-binding protein, whose protein sequence is MMRGNLQLAFEQFALNSGEFELPLSGITVLFGRSGSGKSTLLRAMSGLDKRTVGELSVNDEIWQRGSYALPPQKRHIGFVFQDAALFPHLNVKQNLFYGIKRLPKNIAPANFNDIVERVGIADKLDRAVTFLSGGEKQRVAIARALLMQPKLLFMDEPLSALDWRAKAQLLTLIEELVHFFKIPVFYITHAPNEVERLADRIVFMKSGHIETIETLQQALSRMDSPLFDEQGVVSVLSGKCGEKTEYGLRQVQLGDDQLWLSEAHTAAQQLLRVVILAKDVSVALSDPHDTSVTNHLKTTITSINEEDNHRLLVRLQLQDGQHLFAEVTRRSADRLQFKVGQTVYALIKAVAIME, encoded by the coding sequence ATGATGCGTGGAAATTTGCAATTGGCATTTGAACAATTTGCGTTAAACAGTGGGGAATTTGAATTGCCGTTGTCGGGAATTACGGTATTATTCGGCCGTTCGGGCAGTGGTAAAAGTACCTTATTGCGTGCCATGAGTGGCTTGGATAAAAGAACCGTGGGCGAATTATCGGTGAATGATGAAATCTGGCAACGAGGAAGCTACGCTTTACCCCCACAAAAACGACATATTGGTTTTGTTTTTCAAGATGCGGCTTTATTTCCACATTTAAACGTGAAACAAAATCTATTTTACGGCATTAAACGTTTACCCAAAAACATTGCGCCTGCGAATTTTAATGATATTGTAGAGCGCGTGGGAATTGCGGATAAATTAGATCGGGCAGTGACTTTTTTATCGGGGGGAGAAAAACAACGGGTAGCCATTGCGCGTGCATTATTAATGCAGCCGAAATTGTTATTTATGGATGAACCGTTATCGGCATTAGATTGGCGTGCTAAAGCGCAATTATTAACGTTAATTGAAGAGTTGGTGCATTTTTTTAAAATTCCTGTGTTTTATATCACTCATGCGCCAAATGAAGTGGAACGATTGGCAGATCGAATTGTTTTTATGAAATCGGGACATATTGAAACCATTGAAACCTTACAACAAGCCTTATCGCGTATGGATTCGCCGTTATTTGATGAACAAGGCGTGGTTTCTGTGTTGTCGGGAAAATGTGGGGAAAAAACCGAATATGGTTTACGCCAAGTGCAATTGGGGGACGATCAATTGTGGTTATCCGAAGCCCATACTGCGGCTCAACAGCTTTTGCGCGTGGTTATTTTAGCCAAAGATGTCAGCGTTGCGCTCTCCGATCCGCACGACACCAGTGTGACTAATCATTTAAAAACCACCATCACCTCGATTAATGAGGAAGATAATCACCGTTTATTGGTACGTTTACAGTTGCAAGACGGACAACATTTGTTTGCTGAGGTCACTCGTCGATCCGCAGATCGCTTGCAATTCAAAGTAGGACAAACAGTATATGCACTTATTAAAGCAGTGGCGATTATGGAATAA
- the modB gene encoding molybdate ABC transporter permease subunit: MLHIFGTSVNLEPIWLTLEIATITTIILLLIGTPLAWKMAQMRSSFKIVLEALVALPLVLPPTVLGFYLLIIMNPTGPLTDFLRLFGFTGQLTFSQLGLIIGSVFYSLPFTVQPLMHAFEAIPHRLLDAAATLRASFMDRFFTVVIPLSRRGFLVAMTLTFAHTVGEFGVVLMVGGNIPGETRMVSIDIFDHVESLQYQQAHILSAIMLIFSLFVLMLVYGINRRFGVKVG; the protein is encoded by the coding sequence ATGCTGCATATTTTTGGCACTTCAGTCAATTTAGAACCGATTTGGCTTACTTTAGAAATTGCCACAATCACGACTATTATTTTATTATTAATTGGAACGCCTTTAGCGTGGAAAATGGCACAAATGCGTTCTTCTTTTAAAATCGTATTAGAAGCCTTAGTCGCTTTGCCTTTGGTTTTACCGCCGACAGTATTGGGTTTTTATTTACTTATTATTATGAATCCTACGGGGCCATTAACTGATTTTTTACGTTTATTTGGTTTTACGGGACAATTAACATTTAGTCAATTAGGCTTAATTATTGGTTCGGTGTTTTATTCCCTGCCTTTTACCGTGCAACCTTTAATGCACGCTTTTGAAGCCATTCCACACCGATTATTAGACGCAGCGGCGACATTACGCGCGAGTTTTATGGATCGTTTTTTTACCGTGGTAATTCCTTTATCGCGGCGGGGTTTTTTGGTGGCGATGACATTAACTTTTGCCCATACGGTGGGCGAGTTTGGCGTGGTGTTAATGGTGGGGGGAAATATTCCGGGAGAAACGCGCATGGTTTCTATTGATATTTTTGATCATGTGGAATCATTACAATATCAACAAGCCCATATTTTATCGGCAATTATGCTGATTTTTTCCTTATTTGTTTTAATGTTGGTTTATGGCATCAATCGCCGTTTTGGGGTAAAGGTGGGTTAA